A genomic segment from Magnetovibrio sp. encodes:
- a CDS encoding peptidoglycan-binding domain-containing protein — MRPHPIVTCSKPLASNASAAPLDVGKIKSALGALGLYEAPAWGVSQFPDAALFDAIRAFQKAQGLKVDGAIKPGGETEAALSQAMNPRRSKAALQATAQALQSLGRGG; from the coding sequence ATGCGCCCCCATCCCATCGTGACGTGTTCGAAACCCTTGGCGTCCAACGCCAGCGCCGCGCCGTTGGACGTGGGGAAGATCAAATCCGCGCTCGGCGCGCTGGGGCTGTACGAAGCCCCCGCATGGGGCGTGTCGCAATTTCCCGATGCGGCGCTGTTCGACGCCATCCGGGCGTTTCAAAAAGCCCAAGGCCTCAAGGTCGACGGCGCGATCAAACCGGGCGGCGAGACCGAGGCCGCGTTGAGCCAAGCGATGAACCCGCGTCGTAGCAAGGCCGCTTTGCAAGCGACCGCGCAAGCCCTGCAAAGCCTGGGCCGGGGCGGC